Part of the Vigna radiata var. radiata cultivar VC1973A chromosome 11, Vradiata_ver6, whole genome shotgun sequence genome is shown below.
AATTGCACATATACAATTAACAAacattaggaaaaaaaattgtcaaaataagtgaataaacaaaaaagcaaagaaatctaaATCAAACATACCACAAATAAATATAGCGCTGCCAGTAGCGCTTCTCCTCCGCCGGGGGGACATTGGCTATGGCCCGCTCATAAACCTCCCTGATCCTTTCCTTATTCCCCACACTTTCCTCCAACCTTATGTAGTCAAACCAGGAATCATAATTCAACGGATTCTTCCTCACTTCGTCCTCATACTGAAACCTTCTCTTCCCAACGATGGCATCCTCTATCCCTTCCCTGTCCCCATACTGCTTCTCAAATGCCACAAATTTTCTATACAAATCTTCCGCCCTTCCCTTGGGAATATGATCCAGAGCAAACTTATAGATAGCTCTTGCACGCTCAGTCTCCTTACACCTTTCCTCAAACTCCGCAAAAGCAACAAATAACTGCTCTGCTTCCTCATCATCAGATAGCTTATCCACGGCTCTCTCGTACACGGTTCTAGCCTTCCCAACCTCGCCATTCTTCATCTCAAACTTGGCATAGCGTATCCAAGCCCCAACCCGAGGGTGGCAGTCAACAAATCGCTCGAAAATCCCTCTGGCGCGCTCAATTTCGTTGTACCTAAGCTCAAACTTTATGTAGGACAGCCATCCCTGCTGGTCCGGTGTCCATTTCATCCACCTCTCGAAAACCTGCCTCGCGCCGGCGACATTGCCTAGCATCTCCTCCATGTGAATGTACTTATACCACAGCTGATCCACCCTGGGCAGAAGCGTGACGGCGCGATCCCACACGTTGCGCGCGTGGTTTATGAACTTGTTCTTCATCTCGACCTCCGCGTACTTGAGCCAGAGCGTGTGATTCTTGTAATCCACCTCCAGCGCTCTCTCCCAAACGGAACGCGCGCGTTTGAAGTCCTTCTGCGATTCCTCCCACTGCGCATACTTGATCCACACGCCAATGTTCCATCGAACACGGCGGATAAGGTCCTCGAACTCTTTGCGCTTGCGAAGACGGTACTCGCCAAGCTCGGTGGAGTCGGTGATTTTCTGCTTAGGAGGGCGGATCTCCGCCTCTTGACGCTCCCGAGCCTCCCGGAGAATTTGCTCGGCGGTGATTTGGATTGGAGCGGGGGTTTTATTCTTGACCCTGGTTGGACGCGGAAGCTTCACCTCCGTGTCCTTCCGAGTGAGGTAACCCAGGGTTGGGTCCGCCTCTTTCGATGAAGACATCGTAGCAGGTCTTGATCAGCAACTTCTCTGGTGTAATGCAGCCCTGTGCCTGAACCCTAACCAGATGGGGAAGAACACTCTCtatccttctttttttttcagtttaccTCGATTTGACCACTATTTGATTACACAAAGTATTAGGGTTTCCATGGCAGTTCCAAAAACGAGAgtataaactttcaaaaattttcatgaaaaaagcatgtttaatcttattaatattttatgctgtaataatttattatcatattttattatattatgataatttaatatattattaagataCTCTaacatgataattaattatctaatatatttaagacgtgtataaatattataatataattatttatttaatatttttaagatataattgtttatttaatatttttaagatataataattgattatgtatgtttatttttatttatttatggtttaagaaatttataatcttctcaaaatttgaaattctcttATCAAGAAACAAAAACTTAGCTTTTGTTTTATACTTCATTTAAAGACTCCCCACTCcggtaaaaatattattctttaacaaaaaatattgagGTTTATTTTAGctataatactttttaaaaatattatttgcatggaaaaaaaaaaatcttccaaTGAAAGTAATACTGTTTTTGAAATgagtatttaataaattaataaatctcTACATTTTATACAAGAGAAGTTtcaattaaaggaaaaaaagtttaacccgctaattttatttttctaatttcaattGAAGATGTAAAATAAGCAtttcaaaaatacatttaatctTATAGGTATTACTATCAAAATCTGCAACTATATTAACACAGATATTGGTATTAACAATTCtaattataatactatttttagtttttaaatcatTGAATACAAAAAGtactcttttatattatttttttcttttaattttaattaaaaaattgtttacgAGTCAATCTATTTTTCATCTCTAATAAGGTGAATCTATTTTGACCATTATCAAGAGTTTTTGTTATGATAAATTGACTGCATGTCAAAATACTGGGAATTCTAATATCTAAGGATTTGCAAGTGATGAAAGGAAATGTCGTTTGAGAGGAATAGTAATGAATTACGAAGATGGATTTGCAGGATGGAGGATGGAGAGGTTTCTCATCACTCGTACAAGGGAAGATATTTGAAAGGATTAGTAGTAAAATGTCAGTTTTGCCCTCGGTGTATTACAAAATTCCACTATGCAGAACCACTTCGAATAGCGTTGGCGATTAAAGGGTTTGGCGCGAGGAAGATGGCGACTCTGGAGCGACGACGGCGTCCGATTAAAGGGCAAGAGAGTATCAATGGAGCGAGGGCAACACCCGCCGTAACCCGCATCCTCAAAAGCGATTGGTTGAGCGGTGGCATTTTGCTGGTTCTGCGGTGGCGGCGTCCTCCATGATTGGTGATGGGCGGCGAATATGACGATGGTGGGGAATTGTTGGACTGCAAACAAAGTCCtacattgagtgaaagaaggactggtcaagggtttatatacacatagatatctccaatggtaagaggccttttggagtggtaccaaaagcaaacccgtgagagcttggcccaaagcggacaatgtcttaccatgtgtggagttctatgtgtgtAAACCTTGCAGGTTTGGGAAGAAATAAAAAGATGGAAGCGTGATAGTTGACGATGGCTGGAAGGTGGTCCTTCGTGGAGGTGCTACATGCGGCTatcaactttttaatatatattttttaattttttactttttataaacatttttataattaaatataacattaacaaatatcattttatattattttaatatttaagggtattttggtaatctttaatttctatcaattaaacaaattttttaaaattgtcatatcaaaatcatattctaattctcataaactttacctctaaattcactctcaattaccttcaaatcgattcaaataaacacacaaaaaattatCCTTAAATTCTcttaaatccactcaatcactctcctccaaatcatctcctccaatTACTTCCAAGTGAGCACACCCTGAAGACAAAATATGTAAAGatgattgtattttttttggtCTCTTTGTAGCTCTACAATTAAATTGCAAGACATACATGAATTCTTTGAAAGGGCCTTTTAGGGAAAACACATACTTGAAAATTCTTAACCAGCAAGGTTTGTTCATCATTCTCTTGGGCTTAGATGTGTGTGACTCATTATCTTCCTTCTTAACAAGATATAGATTACgataagtaatttaattatattcatgataaaatttatttttcaataaaataggaTGGTTGTATGTAGTCaattttgtattattgattCTTAACACATACTAGAAAATTCCTCCTCTTATCCACAAGTGTATGATAGAAATTACAAGTTgttaaaaactatatttgatCTTTTAATGACTTTTATATGGGctataacataattaatagttaaattttctgaacaacaaaaaaaataatggaaggaGAAAATATCCTGTTTTAAAAAGTTGCTtcgtatatatatacacacacactaGATATTAAGAATCTGATACAAACGGATAAAAAACCGGGAATcctttttgatatttattttaaccaAATACATCGCCACAagttaattgataattttttctaaCTTGAAAATGTTATTACAAAAAGAAATCACATTTACCAAAAccatatatatgataaattagataaataattttacatttttccatgttttcaatactaatatttaatatttatttataccaAAGGTAATCCcataatatgaattattattacttatatttaattaaaaagtaaaaattacaaaagaaagttCACATGACTTGtatcattttcataatttaaaaaagaaactgcATGATTGCTTTTCCCTAGTTAAACCGCTTTATATGCTCAAATTGAACATTTTAACTTCTGATTTAACATTCAATTGAAGTAAACCAACAAAATTTGGAGACGAATTTTAGTACAAGGTTGGTGCTATTACTTTCCGTACCATGGAGTTACCATTTAGAAGAACCTTCACAAACATGTTCTTGACAAAGACAGAAAAATCGGAACCttaaaacagaaaatatcaCAGATTAGTGGACGACGATGAACGCCCTTCTGTTTTGCACCTGTAGCACTATAAAGTGAGTGTACGTGGAACATCCATTGCCATTTgtcgtttttttttctaaagaggAACCCTTGATGTGAAtttgatttgatattttgttttttctatttttgtgtataaaattaatttatttaatcgtCAAATAAACCCAAAATGTACTTAtaaaaatggtgttttaaattattaaaaacatatttaaaaaatataacgaGACCAAATCAAAAACCCGATTGGATTAATCAGAATATCCGGAACACAaggaattaaaattaactatatatattttttacaattatagtTTTATTCAGAATGATTTCATCACGTAGTATAGAAATTCAACGTTTCTTTGTATGCTAAATTTATCTGATAAAGTGAGAGttattatctaataatattacaaatttattttacaccgtaattatacaaaactaatttatataatatatagataaacATACATCATAATATTGAAgtgatttttaattgattaatatcaTTCACTTACAATGATAGAATAAATCTAACCTAAGGATTCTCAAAATTTATCGCAAGCAGTTACAAGTATTCAAAGCTGatcagaaaatataataaaatatatcctTTTGATtactaaagaaacaaaattgcaACTCAAAGTGTAAAGGTGTAAagatatttatttcaataaattgcaatttctttttaaaaaagagacgACATGGAAATAAACAGAACCAAtgagaaaaagagagtaaaaaagtGAACCAAAACAATGATGagtgttgttttttgtttataaaaattcatagaaatatttttactatttattctgaaaatttaaaaataaaaaactatacacacacatagaattaaagtaaaatgaaaaaaaaaatcttttagaaaaacaatcaattatatctattttgttgtaattttgaaataaaaattagaacCGCCTAATAATCTGtataattttgtctttaaatactttatatgaaattttaattcataacaAGTGCTACACTATTTATCCACATTAGCTCAAATGTATTTTGgttttacaaaaagaaaacaataatagtGAGTAATAAAGAGAAcaataaattagttaatattaacaaattaCTAAAAATTCTAGATAGTTTcacctttaatttttcttttaattgcatttcaactttaaaaaaatacgtcaattttttatattttttattttaaaaaataattacttttgtaAATTACCTTTTGTCACGTGTCAAATTTTTTACGCCATATAACACTGTTAATATcacatgataaaattatataatattagttttaatttcaatttattttttatatattttttagttaatttaattatattttttaaaatagaataatattttcttttcctaaatcgaaatcaatcaattaatatttttattaaaatttacttttcaacgtcttatattattacatattattacatattattaatttatttttttataagattaaaactaatatgttattagtttttacttttttttataaaaaaattaactaatattatttatacaaataataaatttagcattcttaaagggttaaatatgtttttagtccttatacttttgggacgattttggttttagtccctttttcaaactaaaatacaatttagtcattcaactttagaaaactctggttttaatcctttttaccaatttttttttttaactttttgcttcaatgttaactgataaacgcgtttgaaacagttaaaaaatttggtaaaaaaaagattaaaaccagagttttctgaaggactaaattgtacctcttagtttgaaagaggaccaaaaccaaaatcgccctagagactaaaaacatatttaacctttcttttaattaagaaaaaatttattatttatataaatactatattaatatttatattaaaattaatatatatat
Proteins encoded:
- the LOC106777950 gene encoding crooked neck-like protein 1 — translated: MSSSKEADPTLGYLTRKDTEVKLPRPTRVKNKTPAPIQITAEQILREARERQEAEIRPPKQKITDSTELGEYRLRKRKEFEDLIRRVRWNIGVWIKYAQWEESQKDFKRARSVWERALEVDYKNHTLWLKYAEVEMKNKFINHARNVWDRAVTLLPRVDQLWYKYIHMEEMLGNVAGARQVFERWMKWTPDQQGWLSYIKFELRYNEIERARGIFERFVDCHPRVGAWIRYAKFEMKNGEVGKARTVYERAVDKLSDDEEAEQLFVAFAEFEERCKETERARAIYKFALDHIPKGRAEDLYRKFVAFEKQYGDREGIEDAIVGKRRFQYEDEVRKNPLNYDSWFDYIRLEESVGNKERIREVYERAIANVPPAEEKRYWQRYIYLWINYALYEELDAGDAERTRDVYRECLNLIPHNKFSFAKIWLLAAQFEIRQLNLKAARQILGNAIGKAPKDKIFKKYIEIELQLGNIDRCRKLYEKYLEWSPENCYAWSKYAELERSLSETERARGIFELAIAQPALDMPELLWKAFIDFETAEGEFERARALYERLLDRTKHLKVWISYAEFEATAMDVDNVDLSEHEQKKQCIERARRVFEKALNYFRSSAPDLKEERAMLLEKWLNMESTFGELGDVSLVQSKLPKKLKKRRHVATEDGSTRIEEFIDFLFPEESQTTNLKILEAAYKWKKQKLSSDD